The following proteins are encoded in a genomic region of Macrobrachium rosenbergii isolate ZJJX-2024 chromosome 31, ASM4041242v1, whole genome shotgun sequence:
- the LOC136855265 gene encoding myosin heavy chain, clone 203-like, with translation MFAFYVSLCVLAFVACDLFDSIVGDLMMLKRAEGPLSKSQDLYFITVESVNPGHVEEQKNFWTPGFAVAITCVGLALLAGLAVTAYRKYQRHGKYVHGLEEDLKRQRTEISILRDRLETEEKRNVEKDKELEKMNHDMQLLRQERGQLDAATKRLEEALERNKIHESKMESLLNGANEENESLRNQIVDRDRSIGRNAEERRKITTRFEEEKKERDRKIKNLEQARDHLLADQLRLEESLMQALEREKRLENHLDETNRLLTKKDKDEKETCNRFQESLIKKVRDLESALREGTELDFRLKETEAYNEVLVSESDCFKIVNDHLRETLTEKEREIDHLKNLKEVSVQEVAGLRERNCDLEQQLEKIKEVKALNDQEINSLKNSLENGEERSRIITEEVQQMRNWVAELGGQNSKMEDEKRILNEELQQMRNWVAELGGQNAKMEEELTGKQQEIQSLKNSLIKEEEGKSILNEEVQQMRNWVAELGGQNAKLEEEIAVKNQKINSLKNSLENLNAEVQLVRNWAVKVESEKADINLELAARNQEITSLKNYLENEGETKKIMNEELEQMKKRLAELEGINSNIKDELIKKDEMITSMANALENEKENNKILREKLGKQVVKLDSILALLMQATDHIQDSDKESNEGTSPSAEVGDSEKPSSDAELKEFNKEG, from the coding sequence ATGTTTGCTTTCTACGTATCACTTTGTGTACTAGCATTTGTGGCCTGTGATTTGTTTGACTCAATTGTAGGGGACCTGATGATGCTCAAACGGGCTGAAGGACCTTTGAGTAAATCAcaggatttatattttataactgtgGAATCTGTTAATCCAGGACATGTGGAGGAACAGAAGAACTTTTGGACGCCGGGCTTTGCTGTTGCCATCACTTGTGTGGGTTTGGCCTTGTTGGCTGGCCTGGCGGTGACCGCTTATAGGAAATACCAACGACATGGCAAATACGTTCACGGACTGGAAGAAGATCTGAAGAGGCAAAGAACCGAAATTTCCATACTGAGAGATCGTCTGGAAACGGAAGAAAAGAGGAATGTTGAGAAGGACAAAGAGTTGGAAAAGATGAACCACGACATGCAACTGTTGAGACAAGAGCGAGGACAACTGGACGCTGCAACGAAGAGGCTGGAAGAAGCTCTGGAAAGAAATAAGATCcatgaaagtaaaatggaaagcCTCTTGAACGGAGCCAATGAGGAGAACGAGTCTCTACGGAACCAAATTGTGGACCGAGATCGTTCAATCGGAAGAAAtgcagaggaaagaagaaaaataacaacccgctttgaagaggagaagaaagagagagacagaaaaatcaAGAATTTGGAGCAGGCAAGGGATCATCTGCTAGCCGACCAGTTGAGATTGGAAGAAAGTTTAATGCAGGCTTTAGAGCGTGAAAAAAGACTGGAAAATCACTTGGATGAGACCAACAGGTTGCTGACGAAGAAAGACAAAGACGAAAAAGAGACGTGTAATCGTTTCCAGGAATCGTTGATTAAGAAAGTGAGAGACCTGGAAAGCGCTCTGAGGGAGGGAACTGAGCTCGACTTTAGATTAAAAGAAACTGAAGCCTACAATGAAGTGTTGGTTTCGGAGAGCGATTGTTTCAAGATTGTGAATGACCACTTGAGAGAAACCTtgacagaaaaagagagggagatcGACCATCTGAAGAATTTGAAAGAGGTTTCAGTACAAGAAGTAGCTGGCCTTCGAGAGAGGAATTGTGATCTCGAGCAACAACTTGAAAAGATTAAGGAAGTGAAAGCGCTGAACGACCAGGAAATCAATTCACTGAAGAATTCATTagaaaatggagaagaaaggAGCAGAATTATAACTGAAGAAGTTCAGCAGATGAGAAATTGGGTGGCTGAACTCGGAGGTCAAAATTCCAAGatggaagatgaaaaaagaattctGAATGAAGAGCTTCAGCAGATGAGAAATTGGGTGGCTGAACTCGGAGGTCAGAATGCcaagatggaagaggaactgaCTGGTAAACAACAGGAAATACAATCACTGAAGAATTCtttgataaaagaagaagaaggaaaaagcatTCTGAATGAAGAGGTTCAGCAGATGAGAAATTGGGTGGCTGAACTCGGAGGTCAAAATGCGAAGTTGGAGGAGGAAATTGCTGTgaagaaccagaaaataaattcacTGAAGAATTCCCTAGAAAATCTAAATGCAGAAGTTCAGTTGGTGAGGAACTGGGCGGTTAAAGTGGAAAGTGAAAAGGCTGACATAAACTTAGAATTAGCCGCGAGAAACCAGGAAATAACTTCACTGAAGAATTATCTAGAAAATGAAGGAGAgacgaaaaaaattatgaacgaaGAACTTGAACAGATGAAGAAGCGGCTGGCTGAATTAGAAGGcataaattcaaatattaaagATGAACTGATCAAAAAAGACGAAATGATAACTTCGATGGCCAACGCTCtagaaaacgaaaaggaaaacaataagattttgagagaaaaattagggAAACAAGTCGTAAAGCTGGATTCCATCCTGGCATTGCTGATGCAAGCCACGGATCACATTCAGGATTCAGACAAAGAAAGCAACGAAGGGACGTCGCCTTCTGCCGAAGTTGGAGACAGTGAGAAACCTTCAAGTGATGCAGAATTGAAGGAATTTAATAAAGAAGGCTGA